The following coding sequences lie in one Pelobacter seleniigenes DSM 18267 genomic window:
- the panC gene encoding pantoate--beta-alanine ligase, with the protein MEILQTVQEMQSWSRAARQDGRRISFVPTMGFLHQGHLSLLQEGRKRGDLLALSIFVNPTQFGQGEDFEDYPRDLQHDSELAATAGVDVIFAPSAAEMYPKGYASYVQVEGLTETLCGASRPGHFRGVCTVVSKLFNIIQPHVAIFGNKDFQQLAVIRRMTADLNLPVDIVGMPIFRETDGLAMSSRNVYLTAEQRRQALVLSAGLAEARQLVAAGESASAVILADLSQRIIAQPEARIDYLKICHQYSLAEQEQVDGDSVLLMAVYFGSTRLIDNGFLVPSDD; encoded by the coding sequence ATGGAGATTTTGCAAACCGTTCAAGAGATGCAGTCCTGGAGCCGGGCGGCTCGGCAGGACGGGCGGCGGATCAGCTTTGTCCCGACCATGGGCTTTTTGCACCAGGGACACCTGTCATTGTTGCAGGAAGGGCGCAAGCGTGGCGACCTGTTGGCACTGTCGATTTTCGTCAACCCGACCCAGTTCGGCCAGGGTGAGGATTTCGAGGATTACCCGCGCGACCTGCAGCATGACAGCGAGCTGGCTGCAACCGCTGGTGTGGACGTGATTTTTGCGCCGAGTGCGGCGGAAATGTATCCCAAGGGCTACGCCAGCTATGTGCAGGTTGAAGGTTTGACCGAGACCCTGTGTGGAGCAAGTCGACCAGGGCATTTTCGCGGGGTCTGCACAGTGGTGAGCAAATTGTTCAATATCATCCAGCCCCATGTCGCCATCTTCGGAAATAAGGATTTTCAGCAACTGGCGGTGATCAGACGGATGACTGCGGACTTGAACCTGCCCGTTGACATTGTCGGCATGCCAATTTTCCGGGAAACCGATGGCCTGGCCATGAGTTCGCGGAATGTTTATTTAACTGCGGAGCAGCGTCGGCAGGCCTTGGTTTTGTCGGCAGGCCTGGCCGAAGCTCGGCAACTGGTGGCGGCGGGCGAATCAGCCAGTGCCGTTATCCTGGCGGACCTGAGCCAGCGGATCATTGCCCAGCCCGAAGCGCGCATCGATTACCTCAAAATCTGCCATCAGTACAGTTTGGCCGAGCAGGAGCAGGTCGATGGCGATTCCGTGTTGCTGATGGCGGTTTATTTCGGATCGACCCGACTGATTGATAACGGCTTCCTGGTGCCGAGCGATGACTGA
- the panP gene encoding pyridoxal-dependent aspartate 1-decarboxylase PanP codes for MTETALANLKTLYRIFTVPEAPDSTLGKIDQAITGNVAEFLQKHIVALERSLEDIEKDFSCAAVPEDPTFVSEYTKFVKEKLVAQSVHTAAPGFVGHMTSALPYFMLPLSRIMTALNQNLVKVETSKAFTPLERQVLAMLHNLIYRQDNSFYQRWIHDSDHALGAFCSGGTIANTTAFWVARNRLCAPSGEFRGIAQEGLFKALQHLGCEGLAILASRRAHYSLGKAADLLAIGRDNLVLIDTDDHNRIDMRALREEYRKLCDRNIRPLGLLGIAGTTETGHVDPLEQLADFAEEIGCHFHVDAAWGGPTLFSDTHRSLLAGIERADSVTIDAHKQLYVPMGAGMVLFKDPHALTAIEHHANYILRHGSKDLGSHTLEGSRPGKALLVHAGLSIIGRKGYELLIDLGIEKARCFAELINQHPDFELISAPELNILTYRYHPAWLQALMPGLDLELQQQVNRHLDALTQAVQKIQREAGKTFVSRTRLRCSRYGSEQVTVFRSVLANPLTTVDILNTVLAEQCAIVSAEPEAQEQLQAIETLLAGSKDSATAQ; via the coding sequence ATGACTGAGACCGCCCTTGCCAACCTGAAGACGCTCTACCGGATTTTCACGGTTCCGGAAGCGCCCGATTCGACCCTCGGTAAGATCGATCAGGCCATCACCGGCAATGTGGCGGAATTTCTGCAGAAACACATTGTCGCTCTGGAACGGAGCCTGGAGGACATTGAGAAGGATTTTTCCTGCGCCGCTGTCCCGGAAGATCCGACCTTTGTCTCCGAATACACAAAGTTTGTTAAAGAGAAGCTGGTCGCCCAGTCGGTCCACACTGCCGCACCGGGGTTTGTCGGCCATATGACTTCGGCGTTACCGTATTTTATGCTGCCGTTGTCGCGGATCATGACCGCCCTTAATCAGAACCTGGTCAAGGTGGAGACCTCCAAAGCCTTCACTCCCCTTGAACGGCAGGTTCTCGCTATGTTGCACAATCTGATTTACCGGCAGGATAATAGCTTCTACCAGCGCTGGATTCACGACAGTGACCACGCTCTCGGTGCCTTCTGCTCCGGTGGCACCATTGCCAATACCACCGCCTTCTGGGTCGCGCGTAATCGTCTTTGTGCCCCCAGCGGGGAGTTCCGCGGAATCGCCCAGGAAGGGCTGTTCAAGGCATTGCAGCATTTGGGCTGTGAAGGCCTGGCGATTCTGGCTTCGCGTCGGGCGCACTACTCCCTGGGCAAAGCTGCCGACTTGCTGGCTATCGGCCGCGACAATCTGGTGCTTATCGATACCGACGATCATAATCGCATCGACATGCGCGCGCTGCGTGAGGAATATCGTAAGCTGTGCGACCGCAACATTCGGCCGCTGGGGCTGCTCGGTATTGCCGGCACCACCGAAACCGGCCATGTCGACCCGCTGGAGCAGCTGGCGGATTTTGCCGAGGAGATCGGCTGTCATTTTCATGTCGATGCAGCCTGGGGCGGTCCGACCCTGTTTTCCGATACCCATCGCTCATTGCTGGCCGGGATCGAACGGGCCGATTCCGTCACCATCGATGCCCACAAGCAACTTTATGTCCCCATGGGGGCCGGGATGGTGCTGTTCAAAGATCCCCATGCCCTGACCGCTATCGAACACCACGCCAACTATATCCTCCGCCATGGCTCCAAGGATCTCGGCAGCCACACTTTGGAAGGGTCCCGGCCGGGCAAGGCGTTGTTGGTCCATGCCGGCTTGTCGATCATCGGCCGTAAGGGCTATGAGCTGCTCATCGACCTGGGGATTGAAAAGGCCCGGTGTTTTGCCGAGCTGATCAACCAGCATCCCGACTTCGAATTGATTTCCGCGCCGGAACTGAATATCCTGACTTATCGCTATCATCCGGCTTGGCTGCAGGCACTTATGCCCGGTCTTGACCTTGAGCTGCAGCAGCAGGTTAACCGACATCTGGATGCTTTGACTCAGGCCGTGCAGAAGATCCAGCGCGAGGCGGGCAAGACCTTTGTCTCGCGGACCCGGTTGCGCTGTTCCCGCTACGGCAGCGAGCAGGTCACCGTATTCCGTTCAGTGCTGGCCAATCCGCTGACTACTGTTGATATCCTGAATACAGTGCTGGCTGAACAATGCGCCATTGTCAGCGCCGAACCCGAAGCCCAGGAACAGCTTCAGGCCATTGAAACGCTTCTCGCTGGCAGCAAGGACAGCGCAACCGCACAATGA
- a CDS encoding amidohydrolase family protein yields the protein MTRLYRGKYLITGDAAPIEDGALLVRDGIIEALGRATDLLRQYSGVDIVDFDNGLLVPLLVNAHTHLELTDYPQWAEQAGETTEPSSFVDWLLQLIRTKRHLDRKQYALALKNGIDLSLAAGTGAVGDILAHHPAREAYIGTRLGGCLYLETLGRDPAVILRLKDGLDKALVDRRIGQMNVGLSPHSPYTISRDYLHESYQRCQRQGLPCTTHLAESPEEVEFVEQSRGAMAERFYPAIGWETFIPPATGLRPVAYLQQAGGLFPGNLLVHGVQLEDDEIELLAAQKMRLALCPRSNARLKVGTAPVGKLLRAGVKLCLGTDSLASCASLSIWDEMAYAKHCFGDEIDAPTLFTLATRGGAEALGLQAEFGTLKAGIPARFQVLQPKSTVAGKDIFDYFVAPGCQDDIVQIYHQGQPLLSGIA from the coding sequence ATGACACGTCTGTATCGGGGGAAATATCTGATCACCGGTGATGCCGCGCCCATTGAAGACGGGGCGTTGCTGGTTCGTGACGGCATCATCGAGGCCCTCGGCCGGGCAACGGATCTGCTGCGTCAGTACAGCGGGGTTGATATTGTCGATTTCGATAATGGCCTGCTGGTGCCATTGCTGGTCAATGCCCACACCCACCTGGAACTGACCGATTATCCGCAATGGGCCGAACAGGCAGGGGAGACTACGGAACCGAGCAGTTTTGTCGACTGGCTGCTGCAGCTGATCCGCACCAAGCGTCATCTGGATCGCAAACAATATGCTCTAGCCCTGAAAAATGGTATTGATCTGTCCCTGGCTGCCGGAACCGGCGCGGTCGGCGATATCCTTGCTCATCACCCGGCGCGGGAAGCTTACATCGGGACCCGGCTGGGCGGATGTCTCTATCTGGAAACCCTCGGCCGCGACCCTGCGGTGATCCTCAGACTCAAGGACGGTTTGGACAAGGCCCTTGTCGACCGGCGGATCGGGCAGATGAATGTCGGTTTGTCGCCCCATTCACCGTACACCATCAGCCGGGATTATCTGCACGAAAGTTATCAACGCTGTCAACGGCAGGGCCTGCCCTGTACCACCCACCTGGCTGAATCGCCGGAAGAGGTGGAATTTGTCGAGCAGAGCAGGGGGGCCATGGCCGAACGCTTTTATCCTGCCATCGGCTGGGAAACATTTATTCCCCCCGCAACCGGGCTGCGGCCGGTGGCTTATCTGCAGCAGGCGGGCGGGCTCTTCCCTGGTAACCTGCTGGTTCACGGCGTACAACTTGAGGACGACGAAATCGAACTTCTCGCCGCGCAAAAGATGCGCCTGGCCCTCTGCCCCCGTTCCAATGCTCGCCTCAAGGTCGGCACTGCGCCGGTAGGGAAGCTGTTGCGGGCCGGGGTCAAGCTCTGTCTGGGGACTGACAGTCTGGCCAGTTGCGCCAGTTTGTCGATCTGGGATGAAATGGCCTACGCCAAACACTGCTTCGGTGATGAGATCGATGCGCCGACCCTGTTTACCCTGGCGACCAGGGGAGGGGCCGAAGCTCTCGGTCTGCAAGCCGAGTTTGGGACTTTAAAGGCAGGCATTCCGGCAAGGTTTCAAGTCTTGCAACCAAAATCAACTGTTGCCGGGAAAGATATTTTCGATTATTTTGTAGCGCCTGGCTGTCAGGATGATATTGTGCAGATCTATCATCAGGGCCAGCCCTTGTTGTCGGGAATCGCCTGA
- a CDS encoding SoxR reducing system RseC family protein → MIEEHGTIVDIKDNRVAIVQCGRSSACQHCPSMESCHMGEDKETMLIEAVNEVDAKLHDRVKVVTSTRNFLQSSFMLYIIPVIALLAGALVGQYLGEQSQSIDPSLLSALLGSFCLVVSFFGIRLLTRKLQKEAYMPRIIAIES, encoded by the coding sequence ATGATTGAAGAACACGGAACCATTGTTGATATCAAGGATAACCGGGTGGCCATTGTCCAGTGCGGTCGGAGTAGTGCCTGCCAGCATTGCCCGTCCATGGAATCCTGCCATATGGGGGAGGACAAGGAGACCATGCTGATTGAGGCCGTTAACGAGGTCGATGCCAAGCTGCACGATCGGGTTAAAGTGGTGACCAGCACCCGCAATTTTCTGCAATCGTCCTTTATGCTGTACATCATCCCGGTCATCGCCCTGCTGGCGGGCGCATTGGTTGGACAATATCTTGGCGAACAAAGCCAGAGCATCGATCCTTCGCTGCTTTCGGCACTGCTCGGCTCCTTTTGTCTGGTCGTCAGTTTCTTCGGCATCCGTCTGTTGACCAGGAAGTTGCAGAAAGAAGCTTACATGCCGCGTATCATTGCCATCGAATCCTAG
- the smpB gene encoding SsrA-binding protein SmpB yields MGIKIIATNKKAYHDYFIEETFEAGIVLTGTEVKSIRDGKVNIKESFCRIKDGEVFINNMNIPEYAFGNRENHEPTRMRKLLLHHVEIDKLIRQTEQKGLALIPTKIYFKNNYIKMELGLGRGKKLHDKRETIKRKEADREMAKAMKNAVR; encoded by the coding sequence ATGGGAATCAAGATCATCGCCACCAACAAAAAGGCTTACCACGATTATTTCATCGAGGAGACCTTTGAAGCCGGCATTGTGCTCACCGGAACCGAGGTCAAGTCGATCCGTGACGGCAAGGTGAATATCAAGGAATCGTTCTGCCGCATCAAGGACGGCGAGGTGTTCATCAATAATATGAATATCCCGGAATACGCTTTCGGCAATCGGGAAAATCATGAACCGACCCGGATGCGCAAGTTGTTACTGCATCATGTCGAGATCGACAAACTGATCCGTCAGACCGAACAGAAAGGGTTGGCACTGATCCCGACCAAAATCTATTTCAAAAACAACTACATCAAGATGGAGTTGGGGCTGGGCCGGGGCAAAAAACTGCATGATAAACGGGAAACCATCAAACGCAAGGAGGCCGACCGCGAAATGGCCAAAGCCATGAAGAACGCTGTCCGCTGA
- a CDS encoding recombinase family protein, producing the protein MLDNSNVAPGKNKTLRCAIYTRKSHEEGLEQEFNSLDAQRESAEHYIEAQRMRGWTALPDRYDDGGFSGGNMERPGLRRLLADIDAGKIDVIVVYKVDRLSRSLLDFMKMIDLFNEKGVSFVSVTQHFSTTDPTGRMFLGILITFAQYEREVIAERIRDKVAAAKRRGKYCGGVPIFGYDVDRDNKKLLVNPDEAKTVQYIFRRFIQIGSAKKLGQELNEQGYRTKAWTTKKGKVREGSEWNTAHIYRLLNNRIYIGEIAHKDRSYPGEHEGIIDRATWDKVQAILEDNKPVKVSMARTKMVAPLKGVIRCGHCGCSMGPTYARKNGRHYTYYICQKDSKRTVSRCPLKRIPAGDIEQAVVEQLSAVFRTPTLVAKTYFAARDIEQAERERLFKQKAQLEMELSQAREQALELMKPGNDQPGKAEMLTTVNRQAVELSKQLTHVSERCRAYQGNSITEQDVSEAFQNVEGFWEDLFPVERNRLIRLLVDKVEIRETGIDMELRTNGLTTLIAELAGLACEVTERRTNR; encoded by the coding sequence ATGCTTGATAACAGCAATGTCGCGCCGGGAAAGAACAAGACCCTGCGCTGTGCCATCTACACCCGCAAGAGCCACGAGGAAGGGCTCGAACAGGAATTCAACTCGTTGGATGCGCAACGGGAATCGGCGGAACACTATATCGAAGCCCAGAGAATGCGTGGCTGGACGGCTCTGCCGGATCGCTACGACGATGGTGGTTTCTCGGGTGGGAACATGGAGCGCCCGGGGCTGCGCCGACTGCTGGCGGACATCGACGCCGGGAAGATTGATGTGATCGTGGTCTACAAGGTCGACCGACTGTCCCGCTCGCTGCTGGACTTCATGAAGATGATCGACCTCTTCAACGAGAAGGGCGTCAGCTTCGTCTCGGTCACCCAGCACTTCAGCACCACCGACCCCACCGGCCGAATGTTTCTCGGCATCCTGATCACCTTCGCCCAGTACGAGCGGGAGGTCATTGCCGAGCGTATCCGGGACAAGGTGGCGGCCGCCAAGCGCCGGGGGAAATACTGCGGCGGCGTGCCCATCTTCGGATACGACGTTGACCGGGATAATAAGAAGCTGCTGGTCAACCCCGATGAGGCCAAGACGGTGCAGTACATCTTCCGCCGCTTTATCCAGATCGGCTCGGCCAAGAAGCTGGGCCAGGAGCTGAACGAACAGGGTTACCGCACCAAGGCCTGGACCACCAAGAAAGGCAAAGTCCGTGAGGGCTCCGAATGGAACACCGCCCATATCTACCGGCTGCTCAACAACCGGATCTATATCGGCGAGATCGCCCACAAGGACCGCAGTTACCCCGGCGAGCACGAAGGGATCATCGACCGGGCGACCTGGGACAAGGTGCAGGCCATCCTGGAGGACAACAAACCGGTCAAGGTATCCATGGCCAGAACCAAAATGGTCGCCCCGCTGAAAGGCGTCATCCGCTGCGGCCACTGCGGATGCTCGATGGGACCGACCTACGCCCGCAAGAACGGCCGCCACTACACCTATTACATCTGCCAGAAGGACAGCAAGCGGACCGTGAGCCGGTGTCCCCTCAAACGAATTCCCGCCGGGGACATCGAGCAGGCCGTGGTCGAGCAGTTGAGCGCGGTGTTCCGCACACCGACGCTGGTGGCCAAAACCTACTTCGCCGCCCGGGACATCGAGCAGGCGGAGCGGGAGCGTCTGTTCAAGCAGAAAGCCCAGCTCGAGATGGAGCTGTCGCAGGCACGGGAGCAGGCACTTGAACTGATGAAGCCCGGCAACGATCAGCCGGGCAAGGCCGAGATGCTGACGACCGTCAACCGCCAGGCGGTCGAGCTCTCGAAACAACTGACCCATGTGAGCGAGCGCTGCAGAGCCTACCAGGGGAACAGCATCACGGAACAGGATGTGTCGGAGGCCTTCCAGAATGTGGAGGGCTTCTGGGAAGACCTTTTCCCGGTGGAGCGGAATCGCCTCATCCGCCTCCTGGTGGACAAGGTGGAGATCCGCGAGACCGGAATCGACATGGAGCTGCGCACCAACGGACTGACAACGCTCATCGCCGAGCTGGCTGGTCTGGCATGCGAAGTCACTGAACGGAGGACAAACCGATGA
- a CDS encoding DUF2924 domain-containing protein: MNELQNAATGGKNQDRTRNSVLRQMALLQSMSLEQLREKWLDLYGEEPPQYKKQFLIKRLAYRIQELFYGGLSEQAKVHLQQAAKEDPVATVNRRIPEERKSNEAILPGTRLVRVWNDRRYEVTVLADGYEFEGRTFRSLSAVAREITGTRWNGKVFFGLKKVYGRKAEGGSDA, translated from the coding sequence ATGAATGAGTTACAGAACGCCGCCACCGGCGGCAAGAACCAGGACCGAACCCGAAACTCGGTTCTTCGGCAGATGGCCCTGCTGCAATCCATGTCCCTGGAGCAGCTCCGGGAAAAATGGCTCGACCTCTATGGTGAAGAGCCGCCCCAGTACAAGAAGCAATTCCTCATCAAGCGGCTGGCTTATCGCATCCAGGAGCTTTTCTACGGCGGGCTGTCCGAGCAGGCCAAGGTCCATCTCCAGCAGGCCGCCAAGGAGGACCCGGTCGCCACGGTCAATCGACGCATTCCAGAAGAGCGGAAATCGAACGAGGCGATCCTGCCCGGAACCAGACTGGTGCGAGTCTGGAACGACCGGCGCTATGAGGTGACTGTCCTTGCCGATGGCTATGAGTTCGAAGGCCGCACCTTCCGGTCGCTCAGCGCGGTGGCCAGAGAGATCACCGGGACCAGGTGGAACGGCAAGGTCTTTTTCGGGCTGAAGAAGGTTTACGGCAGAAAAGCCGAGGGAGGGTCGGATGCTTGA
- a CDS encoding LexA family protein, translating to MGKKKLSEITDPQARTLMVICQIIDEKGLPPTVKELSEVLGISHASAHEQIAQLVRKGYLKKEARKARSIVVIRRPE from the coding sequence ATGGGAAAGAAAAAGTTATCGGAAATAACCGACCCGCAGGCCAGGACGCTGATGGTCATTTGCCAAATCATCGATGAAAAGGGGTTGCCGCCAACGGTGAAAGAATTGTCGGAAGTCCTCGGTATCAGTCACGCGAGCGCCCACGAGCAGATCGCTCAACTGGTCCGTAAAGGCTATTTGAAGAAAGAAGCTCGTAAGGCCCGAAGCATCGTCGTCATCAGGAGGCCCGAATAA
- a CDS encoding 7-cyano-7-deazaguanine synthase, protein MQDKRYIICGNAPTSGIEENPERDLRLRLWGKDGPDKITLRIEDIHKKMSKDVPDSFQDLLEIATYVYSADQAIPRGADDVDSFGHGWRRNLHFIIPVRNPDFWNGEEIQQALCSTLGFLSDDSYHFGFTKLKEAQAFQGYLDFNDDGRLLGYPEQVVMFSGGLDSLAGAIDEVLNEKHRVVLVTHKSTPKLNKRHRRLEKMIADKAGENAPLHIGVRVNKNKGLNYEYTQRSRSFLYVSIGATIAKMINLKSVRFYENGVISLNLPVCAQVVGGRATRTTHPRVIRGFQEIISLVAGEPFTIENPYIWKTKADVVGVITKAGCQEMIAASTTCTHTWEMTNHHTHCGTCSQCIDRRFAVIAAKADQHDPVDAYKADIFTQSRSKDEDKIMAAAYLERANQVRDQDDITQFIARFSEVSRVFRYLNGNPGSVAQKVYDLYKRHAKEVCEAMDTMVARNITAIRQRTLPGDCLLRTVYESGSVISVPAIPVEQKQPDNYFRKRGGVWAARFNGNAEVLVTGVDKGAEYINFLLARPNKETSVYEIVCGFAIDSCNAVLNSNETDEGFQVTQGVPLGDTGFVADRKAVEQYRETAHELLREIEEARAENNDAEIQRLEDEMTKITAAINEAVGLGGKLRKSNDKRKNIRDAFRNAVNRAIKYLEKYDKPLAAHLKESIKCGNEPVYRTEEEIVWEVRPIVNE, encoded by the coding sequence ATGCAAGATAAGCGTTACATCATCTGCGGAAACGCACCGACCAGCGGAATCGAGGAGAACCCGGAGCGGGATTTGCGCCTGCGTTTGTGGGGCAAGGATGGGCCGGACAAGATCACCCTACGCATCGAGGACATCCACAAAAAGATGAGCAAGGACGTGCCGGATTCCTTCCAGGATCTGCTCGAAATTGCCACCTACGTGTACAGCGCCGACCAGGCCATTCCCCGTGGGGCCGATGACGTTGATTCCTTTGGTCACGGTTGGCGGAGAAATCTGCATTTCATCATTCCGGTCCGGAACCCGGACTTCTGGAATGGAGAGGAGATTCAGCAGGCCCTGTGCTCGACGCTTGGGTTCCTGTCTGATGACAGCTATCACTTCGGATTCACCAAGCTGAAAGAGGCTCAGGCATTCCAGGGCTATCTGGACTTCAACGATGACGGGCGTCTTCTCGGTTATCCGGAACAGGTGGTGATGTTTTCAGGCGGGCTGGATTCGCTGGCCGGAGCTATCGACGAGGTGTTGAACGAAAAACACCGGGTCGTCCTGGTGACCCACAAGTCAACCCCGAAGCTCAACAAGCGCCACCGCCGCCTGGAAAAGATGATCGCCGACAAGGCCGGGGAAAACGCGCCGCTCCACATAGGCGTTCGCGTCAACAAGAACAAGGGGCTGAACTACGAGTACACCCAGCGCAGCCGCTCCTTCCTCTATGTGTCCATCGGGGCGACCATCGCAAAAATGATCAACCTGAAGAGCGTCCGCTTCTACGAGAACGGCGTCATCAGTCTGAATTTGCCGGTCTGTGCCCAGGTCGTCGGCGGCCGGGCAACGCGCACCACCCATCCCAGGGTAATCCGAGGCTTCCAGGAAATCATCAGCCTGGTGGCTGGCGAACCATTCACGATTGAAAATCCCTACATCTGGAAGACCAAGGCTGATGTCGTCGGGGTCATTACCAAAGCCGGGTGCCAGGAGATGATCGCGGCATCGACCACCTGCACGCACACCTGGGAGATGACCAATCACCATACCCACTGCGGCACCTGCTCGCAGTGCATCGACCGGCGCTTTGCTGTGATCGCTGCCAAGGCTGATCAGCATGACCCTGTTGATGCCTACAAAGCCGACATCTTCACCCAAAGCCGAAGCAAGGACGAGGACAAGATCATGGCGGCCGCGTACCTGGAGCGTGCCAACCAGGTCCGTGATCAGGATGATATCACCCAGTTTATCGCTCGATTCAGCGAGGTGAGTCGGGTCTTCCGCTACCTGAACGGGAACCCCGGAAGCGTGGCCCAGAAGGTCTATGACCTTTACAAGCGCCATGCCAAGGAGGTCTGCGAAGCGATGGACACCATGGTCGCCCGCAACATCACGGCCATCCGCCAGCGCACCTTGCCGGGAGACTGCTTGCTTCGGACGGTCTATGAATCGGGATCGGTGATCTCAGTCCCAGCCATTCCGGTCGAGCAGAAGCAGCCGGACAACTACTTCAGGAAGCGCGGGGGTGTCTGGGCCGCACGCTTTAACGGTAACGCCGAGGTGCTCGTGACGGGTGTCGACAAAGGAGCCGAGTACATCAACTTCCTCCTGGCACGACCGAACAAGGAAACCTCGGTCTACGAGATCGTCTGCGGGTTTGCCATCGATAGCTGCAACGCGGTCCTGAACTCCAATGAAACCGACGAAGGTTTTCAGGTCACCCAGGGGGTTCCGTTGGGTGATACCGGCTTCGTTGCAGACCGCAAGGCCGTCGAGCAATACCGGGAGACGGCTCACGAGCTTCTCCGAGAGATAGAAGAAGCCCGGGCAGAAAACAACGATGCCGAGATTCAGCGACTTGAAGACGAAATGACAAAGATCACCGCCGCAATCAATGAGGCGGTTGGTCTGGGTGGCAAACTCCGGAAATCCAACGACAAGCGGAAGAACATCCGTGACGCCTTCCGGAACGCCGTGAACCGAGCCATCAAGTATCTGGAGAAGTATGACAAGCCGCTGGCCGCCCACCTGAAGGAGTCCATCAAGTGCGGCAACGAACCGGTCTACCGGACCGAAGAGGAGATCGTTTGGGAGGTCCGCCCGATAGTCAACGAATGA
- a CDS encoding sigma-70 family RNA polymerase sigma factor, with the protein MVSQNSYDGIDKYAADLIRHKARQLVGKAGFTEDDRPDLEQELMIDLLQRMRHFNPAKAKKTTFMARIVERHISTILEARFAQCRDWRLCQTSLNEPLDNGEGDTTERIDFLDSEGSLSGGTRETRERLAHEIRMDLGQAIASLPEELRDLCLRLHDSTMAEVAREMGIPRTTLYDRLSKLRDAFREAGLEDYL; encoded by the coding sequence ATGGTTTCTCAGAATTCTTACGACGGCATCGACAAGTATGCCGCCGACCTCATTCGGCACAAAGCACGTCAACTCGTAGGCAAGGCCGGATTCACCGAGGACGACAGACCCGACCTCGAACAGGAACTGATGATCGATCTGCTGCAGCGGATGCGGCATTTCAATCCCGCCAAGGCCAAGAAGACCACCTTCATGGCCCGGATCGTCGAGCGTCACATCTCCACCATTCTGGAGGCCCGGTTCGCCCAATGCCGGGACTGGCGGCTCTGCCAAACATCACTCAACGAACCCCTCGACAACGGTGAGGGCGACACCACCGAGCGGATCGACTTCCTGGATAGCGAAGGCTCTCTGAGCGGCGGCACCCGCGAAACAAGAGAGCGCCTCGCCCATGAGATCCGCATGGATCTCGGCCAGGCTATCGCCTCGCTGCCGGAAGAGCTCCGGGATCTGTGCTTGCGCCTGCACGACAGCACAATGGCCGAAGTCGCCCGAGAGATGGGCATTCCCAGAACCACCCTCTACGACCGGCTGAGCAAGCTCCGGGACGCGTTCCGCGAGGCCGGGCTTGAGGACTACCTGTGA